A region of Flavobacterium indicum GPTSA100-9 = DSM 17447 DNA encodes the following proteins:
- the rpsB gene encoding 30S ribosomal protein S2 has translation MANKVEVKELLEAGVHFGHMTRKWDPNMAPYIYMERNGIHIINLYKTAAKIEEANEALKKIAASGRKVLFVATKKQAKDIVAEKAAACNMPYITERWPGGMLTNFVTIRKAIKKMASIDRMKKDGTFNTLSKKEKLQIERLRAKLEKNLGSIADMTRLPAALFVVDIKAEHIAVKEAKKLNIPVFAMVDTNSDPRQVDFVIPANDDASKSIDKVLSLVSSSIVEGLSDRKAEKDEQPAEAPAVQAEANASEE, from the coding sequence ATGGCAAACAAAGTAGAAGTTAAAGAATTATTAGAGGCTGGAGTTCACTTCGGACACATGACTCGTAAATGGGATCCAAACATGGCTCCTTACATCTATATGGAGCGTAATGGTATCCACATTATCAATCTATATAAAACTGCAGCTAAAATCGAAGAAGCTAATGAAGCTTTAAAGAAAATCGCTGCTTCAGGTAGAAAAGTATTATTCGTTGCTACAAAAAAACAAGCTAAAGATATCGTTGCTGAAAAAGCAGCTGCTTGTAACATGCCTTACATCACTGAAAGATGGCCAGGTGGTATGTTAACAAACTTCGTTACTATTCGTAAAGCAATCAAAAAGATGGCTTCTATCGATAGAATGAAAAAAGATGGTACTTTCAACACATTATCTAAGAAAGAAAAATTACAAATTGAGCGTTTAAGAGCTAAGTTAGAGAAAAACTTAGGATCTATTGCTGATATGACTAGATTACCAGCTGCTTTATTTGTAGTTGATATTAAAGCTGAACATATCGCTGTTAAAGAAGCTAAAAAATTAAACATTCCAGTGTTTGCAATGGTGGATACAAACTCTGACCCACGTCAAGTTGATTTCGTTATCCCTGCTAATGACGACGCTTCTAAATCAATCGATAAAGTTTTATCTTTAGTATCTTCTTCAATCGTTGAAGGTTTATCTGATAGAAAAGCTGAAAAAGATGAGCAACCAGCAGAAGCACCAGCTGTACAAGCTGAAGCTAACGCTAGCGAAGAATAA
- the rpsI gene encoding 30S ribosomal protein S9: protein MGTIHKIGRRKCAVARVYVTEGSGNITVNKREFANYFPTATLQYKVLQPLTMTNNENNFDVKINVYGGGATGQAEAVRMAIARAMCEVEAENRSILKPEGLLTRDPRMVERKKFGQKKARKRFQFSKR from the coding sequence ATGGGTACAATTCACAAAATCGGTAGAAGAAAATGTGCAGTTGCACGTGTTTATGTTACAGAAGGATCTGGAAACATTACAGTTAACAAAAGAGAATTCGCAAACTACTTCCCTACTGCTACATTACAGTACAAAGTATTACAACCGTTAACAATGACGAACAACGAAAACAACTTCGATGTTAAAATCAATGTTTATGGTGGTGGAGCAACTGGTCAAGCAGAAGCTGTAAGAATGGCTATTGCTAGAGCAATGTGTGAAGTTGAAGCAGAAAACAGAAGCATCTTAAAACCAGAAGGATTATTAACAAGAGATCCACGTATGGTTGAGCGTAAAAAATTCGGTCAGAAGAAAGCTCGTAAGAGATTCCAATTCTCTAAACGTTAA
- the rplM gene encoding 50S ribosomal protein L13, whose protein sequence is MNTLSYKTISANKATADKQWIVVDAEGHNLGRFASKVAMLLRGKYKPNYTPHVDCGDNVIVINAEKINLTGNKLDDKIYMRHTGYPGGQRTLTARVQQQKNPAIIVEKAVKGMLPKNKLGAQLFRNLNVYVGTEHKHAAQTPKTVNLNDLK, encoded by the coding sequence GTGAACACATTAAGCTACAAGACAATTTCAGCGAACAAAGCTACTGCAGACAAACAGTGGATTGTTGTTGATGCTGAGGGTCATAACTTAGGACGTTTTGCTTCAAAAGTAGCCATGTTACTTAGAGGTAAATACAAGCCTAATTATACACCTCACGTAGATTGTGGAGATAACGTAATTGTTATCAACGCAGAAAAAATCAACTTAACTGGAAACAAATTAGATGACAAAATTTACATGCGTCATACAGGTTATCCAGGAGGACAAAGAACTTTAACTGCTAGAGTTCAACAACAAAAAAATCCAGCTATCATCGTGGAGAAAGCTGTGAAAGGAATGTTACCTAAAAACAAATTAGGTGCGCAATTATTCCGTAATTTAAATGTTTATGTAGGAACAGAGCACAAACATGCTGCTCAAACTCCTAAAACTGTAAATTTAAACGATCTTAAGTAA
- a CDS encoding LacI family DNA-binding transcriptional regulator translates to MKSKATLKELAKELGVSTSTVSKALSDSPEISEATKRKIKEFAQLRNYKPNSVAKNLKSKRTYTIGVILPNILNPFFAKVFSGIEKYANKKGYNLITCTSNESLVKEKQMLEMLDNGAIDGFVLALAKETQKENNLTHLKEVIKGGTPIVLFDRISNELKCDKVIVDDYESGLHATQYLINTGCKKIAILSTIDNLSVGDLRAKGFFDAMKINNLLVEDKFVLLAQSQEEFDSKIEALLDEQPDGVFALNEHVSVACMKLALKKGFKIPDDISIIGFADGLWSKRMTPSLSTVSQHAPEIGQKAAELLINRIEQEIDAEELINYQTEIIKTELRKRDSVRKL, encoded by the coding sequence ATGAAATCAAAAGCAACACTTAAAGAATTAGCCAAAGAACTCGGTGTTTCGACTTCAACTGTGTCTAAAGCATTAAGTGACAGTCCTGAAATTAGCGAGGCTACGAAAAGAAAAATTAAAGAGTTTGCTCAGTTACGTAATTACAAGCCTAATAGTGTTGCCAAAAATTTAAAGAGCAAACGTACCTATACTATTGGTGTTATTTTGCCTAATATTTTGAATCCGTTTTTTGCAAAGGTTTTTTCTGGAATTGAAAAATATGCAAACAAGAAAGGTTATAATTTAATTACTTGTACATCTAATGAATCTTTGGTTAAGGAAAAGCAAATGCTAGAAATGCTTGATAATGGAGCTATTGATGGATTTGTATTGGCATTAGCTAAAGAAACTCAAAAAGAAAATAATTTAACGCATTTGAAAGAAGTAATAAAAGGAGGTACTCCTATTGTTTTATTTGATCGTATTTCGAATGAATTAAAATGTGATAAAGTTATTGTGGATGATTATGAATCGGGTTTGCATGCTACTCAGTATTTAATTAATACAGGTTGTAAAAAAATAGCCATTTTATCTACTATTGATAATTTAAGTGTTGGTGATTTAAGAGCGAAAGGATTTTTTGATGCGATGAAAATAAATAATTTGTTGGTGGAAGATAAATTTGTACTTCTTGCGCAATCTCAAGAAGAGTTTGATTCTAAAATAGAGGCTTTATTAGATGAACAACCAGATGGTGTTTTTGCATTAAACGAGCACGTGTCTGTAGCTTGTATGAAGTTGGCTCTAAAAAAAGGATTTAAAATACCTGATGATATTTCAATTATTGGTTTTGCCGATGGTTTATGGTCAAAAAGAATGACGCCAAGTTTGTCGACGGTTTCTCAACACGCACCCGAAATTGGTCAAAAAGCAGCTGAATTGCTTATTAATCGTATTGAACAAGAAATAGATGCTGAGGAACTAATAAATTATCAAACCGAAATTATAAAAACAGAATTAAGAAAAAGAGATTCGGTACGTAAATTATAA
- the surE gene encoding 5'/3'-nucleotidase SurE: MKKEYNILVTNDDGIAAPGIKALTEVMQEIGNITIVAPDSPQSGMGHAITINSTLELRHHPDFLHTDSAYSCSGTPVDCVKMAVHEIMKTRPDICVSGINHGSNSSINVIYSGTMSAAVEAGIEGIPSIGFSLCDYNWDANFEIIKPYVKKIATEVLLNGLPEGVILNVNFPKTEAIKGIKICRQAKAFWEEEFDKRINPMGKEYYWLTGKFVNHDKGEDTDEWALANGYISIVPIQFDLTAYHAIQHLNSWNL; this comes from the coding sequence ATGAAAAAAGAATACAACATATTAGTTACAAATGACGATGGCATTGCTGCTCCAGGCATAAAGGCTTTAACCGAAGTAATGCAAGAAATAGGAAACATAACTATTGTTGCACCTGATAGTCCGCAAAGTGGAATGGGACATGCCATAACAATAAACAGTACATTAGAACTAAGACATCATCCTGATTTTTTACATACCGATAGTGCTTACAGTTGCAGCGGCACTCCTGTAGATTGTGTTAAAATGGCAGTACATGAAATTATGAAAACACGTCCAGACATTTGTGTTTCTGGAATTAATCACGGTTCTAATTCATCAATAAATGTTATATATTCAGGCACCATGAGTGCTGCAGTTGAAGCAGGTATTGAAGGGATACCCTCTATTGGATTTTCACTATGCGACTATAATTGGGATGCTAATTTTGAGATTATAAAACCTTATGTAAAAAAAATTGCTACAGAAGTTCTTTTGAATGGATTGCCTGAAGGTGTGATTTTAAATGTCAATTTCCCAAAAACAGAAGCAATTAAGGGTATAAAAATTTGCCGTCAAGCAAAAGCCTTTTGGGAAGAAGAATTTGACAAACGAATCAACCCAATGGGAAAGGAATACTATTGGTTAACGGGAAAATTTGTGAATCACGACAAAGGTGAAGATACTGATGAATGGGCTTTAGCAAATGGCTATATTTCAATAGTTCCTATACAATTTGATTTAACAGCCTACCATGCAATACAACATTTAAATTCTTGGAATTTATAA
- a CDS encoding carboxy terminal-processing peptidase: MEKIVEFMKRNYKVIVIVAALSAVLWSFMPSKKAEDGDKDKMLLELLSFVLEKGHYAPVEINDDFSKKAYAAYIESIDPTKRYFTQSDINEFQKYETLIDNMIKDKDLSFFDLTYNRLMKRMEESKKIYTNLLAQPFNFNVDETLNVDYEKLPYATNEADLKNRWTKILKLTLLSTITDKEKLEEEKKSKDATYAVTPFEKLEQEARKSTKSNLDNNYSFIAELTREDWFSMYLNAIVMQYDPHTFYFSPEDKDKFDVSMSGKFEGIGARLSKKNDAVEIVELISGGPAWRGKQLEAGDVILKVAQGNDEPVDISGMRLDDVIKKIKGPKGTVVKLTVKKVDGTIKVITITRDEVETEETFAKSAVVEKDGKKFGIIYLPKFYISFENKQKRDAYKDVALEIERLKEAKVEGIIMDLRDNGGGSLETVVKMTGLFIEKGPVVQVKAAGRKAEVLPDNDPQVQWTGPLVVMVNNYSASASEIFAAAIQDYKRGIVIGSKQTYGKGTVQNVFDLNQFVRTSKFGDLGALKATTQKFYRINGGSTQLEGVKSDIVVPDRFAFIETGEKDEKNAMAWDKIDPAQYSVVTSGFETQIAKSKSRIASNEQFKLIEENAKWINDRKEDNIVHLKYDAYKKEIADLDKETKKFKAIQEYKNNLVFNSLPYEQELFKTDDLLKQKRERWHEDLVKDVYVDESLNVLNDLTIKDLKVIVKNNKKKKTKEITAVK, encoded by the coding sequence ATGGAAAAGATAGTAGAGTTTATGAAAAGAAATTATAAAGTAATAGTAATTGTAGCAGCTTTATCGGCTGTATTATGGAGTTTTATGCCTTCTAAAAAAGCTGAAGATGGTGATAAAGACAAAATGTTGTTGGAATTGCTGTCTTTTGTGTTGGAAAAAGGACACTATGCTCCTGTTGAAATTAATGATGACTTTTCAAAAAAAGCTTATGCTGCTTATATTGAGTCGATAGATCCAACAAAAAGGTATTTTACTCAATCTGATATTAATGAGTTTCAAAAATATGAAACGTTAATAGACAATATGATTAAGGATAAGGATTTGTCATTTTTTGATTTAACCTACAATCGTTTAATGAAAAGAATGGAAGAGTCTAAAAAAATCTACACCAATCTTTTAGCTCAACCTTTTAATTTTAATGTAGACGAAACGTTAAATGTTGATTATGAAAAGCTTCCTTATGCGACTAATGAAGCAGATTTAAAAAATAGATGGACTAAAATTTTGAAACTAACTTTATTGTCTACCATAACAGATAAAGAAAAATTAGAAGAAGAAAAAAAATCTAAAGATGCAACTTATGCTGTTACACCATTTGAAAAATTAGAACAAGAAGCTAGAAAATCAACGAAAAGTAACTTAGATAATAATTATTCATTTATTGCTGAATTGACTCGTGAAGATTGGTTTTCTATGTATTTGAATGCAATAGTAATGCAATATGACCCTCATACTTTTTATTTTTCACCAGAAGATAAAGATAAGTTTGATGTAAGCATGAGTGGAAAATTTGAAGGAATAGGTGCGCGTCTTTCTAAGAAAAATGATGCTGTAGAAATTGTAGAATTGATTAGTGGTGGTCCAGCTTGGAGAGGAAAACAGTTGGAAGCAGGTGATGTAATTTTGAAAGTTGCTCAAGGAAATGACGAGCCTGTTGATATTTCTGGAATGCGTTTAGATGATGTGATCAAAAAAATTAAAGGTCCTAAAGGTACTGTTGTTAAATTAACGGTGAAGAAAGTTGATGGAACAATTAAAGTAATTACAATTACTAGAGATGAAGTGGAAACGGAAGAAACATTTGCTAAATCAGCAGTTGTAGAAAAAGACGGGAAAAAATTCGGTATTATTTATTTGCCAAAGTTCTATATTTCTTTTGAAAACAAACAAAAACGCGATGCTTACAAAGATGTTGCTTTAGAAATTGAAAGATTAAAAGAAGCTAAAGTAGAAGGAATTATAATGGATTTAAGAGATAATGGAGGAGGTTCATTAGAAACGGTGGTTAAAATGACAGGTTTGTTTATTGAAAAAGGACCAGTTGTTCAAGTAAAAGCTGCAGGTAGAAAAGCTGAAGTTTTACCTGATAACGACCCTCAAGTACAATGGACAGGTCCGTTAGTGGTTATGGTAAATAATTATTCTGCATCGGCTTCTGAAATTTTTGCAGCCGCAATTCAAGATTATAAACGTGGTATTGTTATTGGAAGTAAACAGACTTATGGTAAAGGTACGGTTCAAAATGTTTTTGATTTAAATCAATTTGTTAGAACTAGTAAATTTGGTGATTTAGGTGCCTTAAAAGCAACAACACAAAAGTTTTATAGAATTAATGGAGGTTCTACTCAATTAGAAGGTGTAAAGAGCGATATAGTTGTTCCAGACAGATTTGCTTTTATTGAAACTGGTGAAAAAGATGAAAAGAATGCTATGGCTTGGGATAAAATTGATCCTGCACAATATTCGGTTGTAACTTCTGGATTTGAAACACAAATTGCAAAAAGCAAAAGTAGAATTGCCTCTAATGAACAATTTAAATTAATAGAAGAAAATGCGAAATGGATTAATGATAGAAAAGAAGATAATATTGTTCATTTAAAATATGATGCTTATAAAAAAGAAATAGCTGATTTAGATAAAGAAACTAAAAAATTTAAAGCGATACAAGAATATAAAAATAATTTGGTTTTTAATTCATTGCCCTATGAACAAGAATTGTTTAAAACAGATGATTTATTAAAACAAAAAAGAGAAAGATGGCATGAAGACTTGGTAAAAGATGTTTATGTTGATGAATCATTAAATGTATTAAATGATTTAACAATTAAAGATTTAAAAGTTATTGTTAAAAATAACAAGAAGAAAAAAACAAAAGAAATCACAGCAGTGAAATAA
- a CDS encoding DNA/RNA non-specific endonuclease — MKNKFTNYLYCFFLLFAIQSVFSCKEVVNDTSVSNSNIINNENQENYASSKNNLVFDYLPSSTTNAVYKHKGYIFSYNEEYEQSEWVAYELEDGDWKYSEFERPLFNQDPLVITESAHWGNYKKSGYTKGHLCPAGDRKQNQELFEETFYTSNVSPQTYEFNAGVWNRLEQKVRYWAGKYDGLYVVTGGVLNDDLEVIGREHVAVPKYFYKVLMTKDQSKMIAFLVPHKNSKQPLYEFTTSVDEIENITGINFFPKLEDAKENKMEANKSYKNWSF, encoded by the coding sequence ATGAAAAACAAATTTACGAATTATCTTTATTGTTTCTTTTTACTATTCGCTATTCAAAGTGTTTTTTCATGTAAAGAGGTGGTTAATGATACAAGTGTTTCAAATAGTAACATCATAAACAATGAGAATCAGGAAAATTATGCTTCTTCAAAAAATAATCTAGTGTTTGATTATTTGCCTAGTTCAACTACTAATGCTGTTTACAAACATAAAGGATATATTTTTTCTTATAATGAAGAGTATGAGCAAAGTGAATGGGTTGCATATGAATTGGAAGATGGAGATTGGAAATATTCTGAGTTTGAGCGACCACTTTTTAATCAAGATCCTTTGGTGATTACTGAATCAGCGCATTGGGGAAATTACAAAAAATCAGGTTATACAAAAGGACATTTATGTCCAGCAGGAGATAGAAAACAAAATCAGGAATTATTTGAAGAAACGTTTTATACTAGTAATGTGTCACCACAAACGTATGAGTTTAATGCTGGCGTATGGAACCGTTTAGAACAAAAAGTGCGGTATTGGGCTGGTAAATATGATGGCTTGTATGTTGTTACTGGTGGAGTTTTAAATGATGATTTAGAAGTAATAGGTAGAGAACATGTTGCTGTACCTAAGTATTTCTATAAAGTTTTGATGACAAAAGATCAATCTAAAATGATCGCCTTTTTAGTTCCACATAAAAATTCAAAGCAGCCATTATACGAATTTACAACGAGTGTAGATGAAATAGAAAATATAACGGGAATTAACTTCTTTCCAAAATTAGAAGATGCTAAAGAAAATAAAATGGAGGCTAATAAAAGTTACAAGAATTGGAGTTTTTAA
- the rodA gene encoding rod shape-determining protein RodA, protein MKNQSLSSSIDWITILLYAILVIFGWMTIYSVTVPVDQEYTFEFGQHYSKQLMFILIAIPLIFTILFVDSKIFERFSLVFYGLGLVLLLGLFAFGVTKKGQTNWYQFGGFGFQPSEFVKTAVALLLSKYLSDAQVNLSKNKFQYIAFAIIGLPVFLILLQPDAGSAMIFLSLIFVLYREGLPSWYLWTGAIAIATFLLALIVKPVFLILFIFIFMSIHYVFNRKISRNPLVYFLIFLTISAFAFSVSYVYDNVLEPHQKDRINVLLGKEVNLKAEGYNLHQSMIAIGSGGLFGKGYLEGTQTKGGFVPEQHTDYIFTTVGEEWGFAGNLLVMTLFVCLFIRIIYLAERQKTKFSRVYGYCVATYLFTHFFVNIAMLIRLFPTIGVPLPFFSYGGSSLWAFTIMLFIFIKLDANKVNEW, encoded by the coding sequence ATGAAAAATCAGAGTTTAAGTAGTTCTATTGATTGGATCACCATTCTTTTATATGCTATCTTAGTAATATTTGGATGGATGACTATTTATTCTGTGACAGTTCCAGTTGACCAAGAATATACATTTGAATTTGGTCAACATTATAGTAAACAATTAATGTTTATTTTAATTGCAATTCCTTTAATTTTCACAATCTTATTTGTAGATTCAAAAATATTTGAACGGTTTTCACTAGTTTTTTATGGTTTAGGACTAGTCTTACTACTTGGTCTTTTTGCATTTGGAGTAACCAAAAAAGGACAAACCAATTGGTACCAATTTGGCGGTTTCGGTTTTCAACCTTCAGAGTTTGTAAAAACAGCTGTTGCATTATTATTATCGAAATATTTAAGTGACGCGCAAGTTAACTTAAGTAAAAATAAGTTTCAATATATAGCCTTTGCTATTATAGGTCTACCAGTATTTTTAATATTACTTCAACCAGATGCCGGTAGCGCCATGATATTTTTATCCTTAATTTTTGTATTATACAGAGAAGGATTGCCATCATGGTATTTATGGACGGGAGCTATTGCTATTGCTACGTTCCTATTAGCATTAATTGTAAAACCCGTTTTTCTAATACTATTTATTTTCATTTTCATGAGTATACATTACGTATTTAATAGAAAAATATCGAGAAATCCTTTAGTATACTTCCTTATATTTTTAACAATATCTGCCTTTGCTTTTTCGGTTAGTTATGTATACGACAATGTCTTAGAACCACATCAAAAAGACAGAATTAATGTTCTCTTAGGAAAAGAAGTTAATCTGAAAGCAGAAGGATATAATTTACATCAATCTATGATTGCTATTGGATCGGGAGGTTTATTTGGTAAAGGCTATCTAGAAGGAACTCAAACCAAAGGAGGATTCGTTCCTGAACAGCACACAGATTACATTTTCACTACAGTTGGCGAAGAATGGGGTTTTGCAGGGAACTTGCTGGTTATGACGTTGTTTGTTTGCTTATTCATCAGAATCATTTATTTAGCTGAACGGCAAAAAACCAAATTTAGTAGAGTTTACGGCTATTGTGTAGCCACTTATTTATTTACCCATTTTTTTGTAAATATCGCCATGCTTATACGTCTATTCCCTACAATTGGGGTACCACTACCCTTTTTCTCCTATGGTGGATCAAGTTTATGGGCGTTTACAATTATGCTTTTTATATTTATTAAATTAGATGCAAATAAAGTAAATGAATGGTAA
- the mrdA gene encoding penicillin-binding protein 2 yields the protein MRKTLLPTIIIVTSVILLIRLFYLQVIDETLKIKSENNAIKINYDFPERGYIYDRNGKLLVANQPSYDIMVVPNEVKNIDTLEFCKILRINKLEFLKKIEKAKIYSPRLPSVFLAQLNKLEFAAFQEKVRKYKGFYIQKRALRDYQVDYGANIFGFITQVGEKTIEKNPYYKSGDLIGRQGVEEAYEDILRGVKGVRYILKDKHNREIGSYKEGKFDTIAKQGSDITLSIDGDLQKYGEELMINKRGGIVALEPKTGEILALVTAPSYKPSLLVGRERSKNYTRLYNDSIAKPLFDRGLLAEYPPGSPFKILTGLVGLQEEVVDTETTFTCGHGFSYGRGAFMRCHCPGGIIKLHNGIYKSCNTYFAQVYKRTIEKYSKPKIGVDQWNKHMKSFGLGQFLGYDLPPGRKGHIPSSKFYDHYYPNGGWRSSTIISNSIGQGEVLMTPIQLANMMAIVANKGYYYTPHVIKKIKGHKIDSKYTTKHITTVEPRHFEPVINGLFDVYNMGTAAGLGVQGLEICGKTGTAENFTKLNGKRVQLTDHSIFVAFAPRHNPKIAIAVFVENGYWGNRWAGPIATLMIEKYINKKITRTDLEKRMLEGNLNWEYAKLYPKKDSEFIPKFTLTKQDSIRLKLVKAKQNKTKDTVKKVK from the coding sequence ATGAGAAAGACATTATTACCTACCATCATTATTGTAACATCAGTTATTTTATTGATTCGTCTTTTTTATTTACAGGTTATTGATGAAACACTTAAAATAAAATCTGAAAACAATGCTATTAAAATAAATTATGACTTCCCAGAAAGAGGTTATATTTATGATAGAAACGGAAAATTATTAGTTGCCAACCAACCTTCATATGATATCATGGTGGTTCCTAATGAAGTTAAAAATATTGATACATTAGAATTTTGCAAAATACTTCGAATTAATAAATTAGAATTTCTAAAGAAAATTGAAAAAGCAAAAATTTACAGTCCAAGATTACCTTCTGTATTTTTAGCACAATTAAATAAATTAGAATTTGCTGCATTTCAAGAAAAAGTTAGAAAATACAAAGGCTTTTACATTCAAAAACGTGCCCTAAGAGACTACCAAGTGGATTATGGAGCAAATATTTTTGGATTTATAACTCAAGTTGGAGAAAAAACAATTGAAAAAAATCCTTATTATAAAAGCGGTGATTTAATTGGACGCCAAGGTGTGGAAGAAGCTTATGAAGATATTTTAAGAGGTGTAAAAGGCGTTAGATATATTTTAAAAGACAAACACAATAGAGAAATTGGTTCTTACAAAGAAGGTAAATTTGATACTATTGCAAAACAAGGTAGCGATATTACGCTATCAATAGATGGCGATTTACAAAAATATGGTGAAGAATTAATGATTAATAAAAGAGGTGGTATTGTGGCCTTAGAGCCAAAAACCGGTGAAATTTTAGCTTTAGTAACAGCACCGTCCTACAAACCTTCTTTATTAGTAGGAAGAGAACGTTCAAAAAATTACACCCGATTATACAACGACTCCATTGCCAAACCATTATTCGACAGAGGTTTATTAGCCGAATACCCTCCAGGATCACCATTTAAAATCTTGACTGGACTCGTTGGTTTACAAGAAGAAGTTGTTGACACAGAAACCACATTTACTTGCGGACACGGATTTTCTTACGGTAGAGGCGCTTTTATGAGATGCCACTGTCCTGGTGGAATAATTAAATTACATAACGGTATTTATAAATCGTGTAACACCTACTTTGCTCAAGTATACAAACGTACTATTGAAAAATATAGTAAACCAAAAATTGGTGTAGACCAATGGAACAAACACATGAAAAGTTTTGGACTAGGGCAATTTTTAGGATATGATTTACCTCCAGGTCGAAAAGGTCACATTCCGAGTTCAAAATTTTATGATCATTATTATCCAAATGGCGGTTGGCGTTCTTCAACCATCATTTCAAATTCTATTGGACAAGGAGAAGTTTTAATGACACCTATTCAATTAGCTAACATGATGGCTATTGTTGCCAACAAAGGATATTATTACACGCCTCATGTAATTAAAAAAATAAAAGGACATAAAATAGATTCTAAATACACTACCAAACATATTACAACAGTAGAACCGCGCCATTTTGAACCTGTAATTAACGGACTATTTGATGTGTATAACATGGGTACAGCTGCAGGATTAGGCGTTCAAGGTTTAGAAATATGTGGAAAAACAGGTACCGCAGAAAACTTTACAAAATTAAACGGTAAAAGAGTACAATTGACGGACCATTCTATCTTTGTAGCATTTGCTCCAAGACATAATCCAAAAATTGCAATTGCTGTTTTTGTAGAAAATGGATATTGGGGTAACCGTTGGGCCGGACCTATAGCTACTTTAATGATTGAAAAATATATTAATAAAAAAATAACAAGAACGGATTTAGAAAAAAGAATGTTAGAAGGAAATTTAAATTGGGAATATGCAAAATTATACCCAAAGAAAGATTCTGAATTTATACCTAAATTTACTTTAACAAAACAAGACTCCATCCGATTGAAATTAGTGAAAGCTAAACAAAATAAAACTAAAGACACCGTTAAGAAAGTAAAATGA
- the mreC gene encoding rod shape-determining protein MreC — MQQIIYFLIKNSYRLLFLLLLGISLMLTIQSHSYHRSQYIHSANAVSGYTYGQINSVKEYFGLRAKNEELAKENARLKELLFNKKDTILEGNATPPGFLSDFKVIQAKVIKNSYSKQENYLTLDRGNLKGIKGDMGVISDRGVIGIIDKTTKHFATVISILHTNNPMNGKIKNSNHFGSLTWDGKSTGYVQLIDVPKLATLKKGDTIVTGGQSFIFPENIPVGKIDKIFIDKSTNKFVINVRLFNDMTNLGYVYIIENKKKREKEILEAATEKDADKR, encoded by the coding sequence ATGCAGCAAATCATTTATTTTCTAATAAAAAACAGCTATAGATTGCTGTTTTTGCTGCTTCTAGGCATCTCATTAATGCTTACTATACAGTCACACTCTTATCACAGAAGTCAGTACATTCATTCTGCAAATGCAGTTTCCGGGTATACTTATGGTCAAATAAATAGCGTGAAAGAATATTTTGGATTAAGAGCAAAAAATGAAGAATTAGCTAAAGAAAATGCGCGCCTAAAAGAATTATTATTTAATAAGAAAGATACCATCCTTGAAGGAAATGCAACACCTCCAGGCTTTTTGTCTGATTTTAAAGTTATTCAAGCCAAAGTTATTAAAAACTCCTACAGCAAACAGGAGAATTATTTAACTTTAGACAGAGGAAACTTAAAAGGAATTAAAGGTGATATGGGTGTAATAAGCGATCGAGGTGTAATCGGAATTATTGACAAAACCACTAAACATTTTGCTACGGTTATTAGTATATTACACACCAACAATCCTATGAATGGTAAAATAAAAAATTCCAATCATTTTGGCTCATTAACTTGGGATGGAAAAAGCACTGGATATGTGCAATTGATTGATGTACCCAAATTAGCCACACTTAAAAAAGGTGATACGATTGTAACGGGCGGACAATCGTTCATTTTCCCAGAGAATATTCCTGTTGGCAAAATTGACAAAATATTTATAGACAAATCAACCAATAAATTTGTAATCAATGTCCGATTGTTTAACGATATGACAAACTTAGGTTACGTTTACATCATTGAGAACAAGAAAAAAAGAGAAAAAGAAATTTTAGAAGCTGCCACTGAAAAAGATGCAGATAAAAGATAA